One Edaphobacter flagellatus genomic region harbors:
- a CDS encoding response regulator, whose product MKDAVRRPGEANSSTPIRVVVADDHPVVRFGVKNMLENEPGFEVVGEAEDGDVAITETLEREPDILLLDVMMPRLPGLEALRAIMDKSPRVKIILLTSTITQQQIIEALQIGARGIVLKDAAASDLSRSMRAVLSGDYWIGGERVVNLVAALNELMKQAAASPDKKTYGLTPREIEVVTCIVEGCSNKDVAKQFSISEETVKRHLSNIFDKTGVSTRLELALFAIAHKLVTLDN is encoded by the coding sequence ATGAAAGACGCAGTGAGAAGACCAGGTGAAGCCAATTCCTCAACACCGATTCGTGTTGTTGTCGCCGACGATCATCCAGTCGTTCGCTTTGGTGTAAAGAACATGCTGGAGAATGAGCCCGGCTTTGAAGTCGTGGGCGAAGCAGAGGATGGCGACGTTGCCATTACGGAGACGTTAGAACGCGAGCCTGACATTCTGCTGCTGGATGTCATGATGCCGCGCCTGCCTGGGTTGGAAGCGCTGCGCGCGATCATGGACAAGTCGCCCCGCGTGAAGATCATCCTTTTGACCAGCACGATCACACAGCAGCAGATTATCGAAGCCCTACAGATCGGCGCGCGCGGCATTGTGTTGAAAGATGCAGCAGCATCCGATCTCTCGAGGTCGATGCGCGCTGTGCTCTCCGGTGACTATTGGATCGGCGGCGAACGCGTTGTGAATCTTGTCGCAGCCCTGAATGAGTTGATGAAGCAGGCAGCCGCCTCACCGGACAAGAAGACATATGGCCTGACTCCGCGTGAGATTGAAGTAGTGACCTGCATCGTCGAAGGCTGCAGTAACAAGGATGTCGCGAAACAGTTCTCCATCAGCGAGGAGACGGTGAAGCGCCACCTGTCGAACATCTTCGACAAAACGGGCGTCTCGACAAGGCTGGAGCTGGCGTTGTTTGCAATCGCGCACAAGCTGGTTACGCTGGACAACTAA
- a CDS encoding YpdA family putative bacillithiol disulfide reductase produces MSERETIADLLVIGAGPTGMACAIEAQRAGFRAMLVDKGCLCNSLFHYPSNMTFFTTPELLEIGDIPFSSPNQKPNRNEALEYYRKVAEHYKLDVRQYETVNRVTGSDDDFTVHTTDRFGRPLAHRARKLVIATGYYDLPNYLNIPGEELNKVFHYYHDPHPYYGLDVVVIGGKNSAAIAALDLWRHGARVTLVHRGPDMHRHVKYWILPDIKNRIRNAEIAAHFSSNVTRITEDAVTLATPDGEVTLPNHFVFALTGYRPDFEFLEALGVKLDEANDRCPVCNPVTLESNVPGIYLAGVVIAGERTNEIFIENGRFHGRQIAEDLQARLANTTTTA; encoded by the coding sequence ATGAGCGAACGTGAAACGATAGCGGATCTGCTGGTGATTGGCGCCGGGCCAACCGGGATGGCATGTGCGATCGAGGCCCAGCGCGCGGGCTTTCGCGCCATGCTGGTGGATAAGGGCTGCCTGTGCAATTCGCTCTTTCACTATCCGTCGAACATGACGTTCTTCACGACGCCGGAGCTGCTGGAGATTGGCGATATTCCCTTCTCGAGCCCAAACCAGAAGCCGAACCGCAACGAGGCGCTGGAGTACTACCGCAAGGTCGCCGAGCACTACAAGCTGGATGTGCGTCAGTATGAAACGGTCAACCGGGTAACTGGTTCCGATGACGACTTCACCGTGCATACGACAGATCGCTTTGGACGACCGCTGGCGCATCGTGCGCGCAAGCTGGTGATTGCAACCGGATACTACGACCTGCCGAACTATCTGAACATTCCCGGCGAGGAACTGAATAAGGTCTTTCACTACTATCACGATCCACATCCCTACTACGGACTGGACGTGGTGGTAATCGGCGGAAAGAACTCGGCGGCTATCGCTGCACTCGATCTGTGGCGGCATGGCGCGCGGGTGACGCTGGTTCATCGTGGGCCGGATATGCATCGGCACGTGAAGTACTGGATTCTGCCGGACATCAAAAATCGCATCAGGAATGCAGAGATTGCTGCGCACTTTTCCAGCAACGTTACGCGCATCACCGAAGATGCGGTGACGCTGGCAACACCTGACGGCGAGGTAACGCTGCCCAATCATTTTGTGTTTGCGCTGACGGGCTATAGACCTGACTTCGAGTTTCTTGAAGCACTAGGCGTAAAGCTGGATGAGGCGAATGATCGCTGCCCAGTGTGTAATCCGGTAACTCTTGAAAGCAATGTGCCGGGGATTTACCTTGCGGGCGTTGTGATTGCAGGAGAGCGAACGAATGAGATTTTCATCGAAAACGGACGCTTTCATGGCAGGCAGATCGCAGAGGACTTGCAGGCCAGGCTGGCAAACACAACAACGACCGCCTAG
- a CDS encoding ABC transporter permease, whose translation MADLAEIELQTPAPAAHSGTKRMQYLRAFAGLFVRDLHVLRREIFPFAIRVCMNPLLFLFVFTFIMPHMSGGAAMNPTAAMAGGNFSTVLLPGLMAVAIMFSGIAAVALPLAQEFGVTREIDDRVMCPLPVAAIALEKMCFSAMQSIIAAAIVFPLAYYIPSTPVVAHVSNWPYLIVVMILASLTSGALGLTIGTSVKPQQIGLIFGVVVMPITFLGCVYYPWAALDRIKWLQIGVLFNPIVYMSEGLRSALTPTLPHMHPALILGMLIFFLVLLTWLGIRGFMRRVIG comes from the coding sequence ATGGCAGATCTGGCAGAAATCGAACTCCAAACTCCCGCACCGGCTGCACACAGCGGCACGAAGAGGATGCAGTATCTTCGCGCTTTTGCAGGCCTCTTTGTGCGCGACCTCCACGTTCTGCGACGCGAGATTTTTCCGTTCGCCATTCGTGTCTGCATGAATCCGCTGCTGTTTCTCTTCGTCTTCACGTTCATCATGCCGCACATGAGCGGAGGCGCAGCGATGAATCCCACCGCCGCCATGGCCGGCGGCAACTTCAGCACGGTCCTGCTGCCGGGACTGATGGCAGTCGCCATCATGTTCAGCGGTATCGCTGCCGTTGCTCTGCCACTGGCGCAGGAGTTCGGCGTCACGCGTGAGATCGACGACCGCGTGATGTGTCCTCTGCCCGTCGCGGCCATCGCACTGGAGAAGATGTGCTTCTCTGCGATGCAGAGCATCATCGCTGCCGCTATCGTTTTTCCACTGGCTTACTACATTCCATCGACGCCGGTAGTCGCACACGTCTCCAACTGGCCTTATCTGATTGTCGTGATGATTCTTGCCAGCCTCACCTCAGGCGCGCTGGGCCTCACGATTGGCACGAGCGTCAAACCCCAGCAGATCGGCCTTATCTTCGGCGTCGTCGTCATGCCGATTACGTTTCTCGGCTGTGTTTACTATCCGTGGGCTGCGCTCGACAGGATTAAGTGGCTGCAGATTGGCGTGCTGTTCAACCCGATCGTTTATATGAGCGAAGGTTTGCGTTCCGCGCTCACGCCGACGCTTCCGCATATGCACCCTGCGCTGATTCTCGGCATGCTTATTTTCTTCCTTGTACTGCTGACATGGCTGGGTATCCGCGGTTTCATGCGTCGCGTTATCGGCTAG
- a CDS encoding ABC transporter ATP-binding protein, which yields MIVEIESLKKIYDGKQRVVAVDGIDLSVRAGELYGLLGPNGAGKTTTISICTTRALPTSGRVHIAGIDVVQTPAQARQQIGVVPQYNTLDRACTVYENIFFHCLYFGFSRAEARARTTQLLAQFHLTERTSAYPTQLSGGLAQRVQIARAIAHRPKVLFLDEPSAGLDPQSRIAMWEAVRNLRQEGITVVLTTHYMEEADELCDRVAIIDHGKILVEDTPAALKNSVGAARVYELDLRSQQNVPQLVDQLEQKPGVASVETTSKGVRIFAEGTEGLLSDVVNAANPYGLRDLTITETSLETVFISLTGRDLRE from the coding sequence ATGATCGTTGAGATCGAGAGCCTGAAAAAAATCTACGACGGCAAGCAGCGTGTCGTCGCAGTCGACGGCATCGACCTTAGCGTGCGCGCCGGAGAGCTCTACGGCCTGCTGGGGCCTAATGGAGCAGGGAAGACGACAACCATCAGCATCTGCACTACGCGTGCATTGCCCACATCGGGCCGCGTCCATATCGCCGGTATCGATGTCGTTCAAACTCCAGCGCAGGCGCGGCAGCAGATCGGCGTCGTGCCGCAGTACAACACGCTCGATCGCGCCTGTACCGTCTACGAAAATATCTTCTTCCACTGTCTCTATTTTGGATTCTCCCGTGCCGAGGCACGTGCGCGCACCACGCAACTGCTCGCGCAGTTCCATCTCACGGAGCGCACCAGCGCTTATCCCACGCAGCTTTCCGGCGGCCTGGCGCAGCGTGTCCAGATCGCGCGTGCCATCGCGCATCGTCCTAAGGTGCTCTTCCTCGATGAGCCTAGCGCGGGGCTCGATCCACAGAGCCGCATCGCGATGTGGGAGGCGGTTCGCAATCTCCGGCAGGAGGGCATCACGGTGGTCCTCACCACGCACTATATGGAGGAGGCCGACGAACTCTGCGACCGCGTCGCTATCATCGACCACGGGAAAATTCTTGTCGAAGATACGCCTGCTGCGCTCAAAAATTCCGTAGGCGCTGCCCGGGTGTATGAGCTGGATTTGCGCAGCCAGCAGAATGTTCCGCAGCTCGTCGATCAGCTTGAACAAAAGCCCGGCGTCGCCAGCGTCGAAACCACGTCTAAAGGAGTGCGTATCTTTGCGGAGGGTACCGAGGGCCTGCTATCCGACGTGGTGAATGCCGCCAATCCATACGGATTGCGCGACCTTACCATCACCGAGACCAGCCTGGAGACGGTGTTCATTAGCCTTACCGGGCGCGACCTGCGGGAGTAA
- a CDS encoding efflux RND transporter periplasmic adaptor subunit, producing the protein MTQHAQAESNSRGPYVGMTAFFLLLIVVGVLFLLPKLRHRDQLEAEARVAAGPPTVLAAKLATGNPSGHIELPATVQAFDQTPIYARTSGYVRARYVDIGDRVHRGQLLADIDDPQTTQALMQAKAALLQTKAQLQQMQANAALSKVTNERWQGLVRQGVVSQQDADQRKAQADADVANVAAAQANIAAGEANVRSLTEQASFSRVVAPFDGVILSRGIDRGSLISSGSANSVTQMFTIGQADKVRIFANVPQTSAVGLTNGHTAKIAFRELPGKVYTGTVTRTSQSIDTTTRTLLTEVDLKNDGQILPGMYATVIFDLPPSGAAPVLLPANGLVIRTAGPQAVVVDSNNVVHFRAIVLGRDLGTATEVVSGLHPGDIVVLSPGDEVTEGAKVQPQLQK; encoded by the coding sequence ATGACGCAACACGCCCAAGCCGAATCCAACAGCCGAGGCCCCTATGTGGGGATGACGGCCTTCTTTCTGCTGCTGATCGTCGTCGGGGTGCTGTTCCTGCTGCCGAAGCTTCGCCACCGCGATCAGCTTGAGGCCGAGGCCAGGGTTGCTGCAGGCCCGCCCACCGTGCTCGCGGCAAAGCTCGCCACGGGGAATCCCAGTGGGCATATTGAGCTGCCTGCAACGGTCCAGGCCTTCGATCAGACGCCGATCTATGCCCGCACCTCGGGTTACGTGAGAGCTCGCTATGTCGATATCGGCGACCGCGTGCATCGTGGCCAGCTGCTGGCCGATATCGACGATCCGCAGACGACGCAGGCGCTGATGCAGGCTAAAGCTGCGTTGCTGCAGACGAAGGCGCAGCTGCAGCAGATGCAGGCGAACGCTGCGCTGTCTAAAGTCACCAATGAACGCTGGCAGGGACTCGTCCGTCAGGGCGTGGTCTCACAGCAGGACGCCGATCAGAGGAAAGCTCAGGCTGACGCCGATGTTGCGAATGTTGCTGCGGCGCAGGCCAACATTGCTGCCGGCGAAGCGAACGTTCGCTCGCTTACAGAGCAGGCATCTTTCTCGCGCGTCGTGGCTCCCTTCGATGGCGTAATCCTCTCGCGCGGTATCGATCGCGGATCGCTGATCAGTTCGGGCAGCGCCAATAGCGTGACGCAGATGTTCACCATCGGCCAGGCGGATAAAGTGCGTATCTTCGCGAACGTTCCGCAGACCAGTGCTGTCGGCCTGACCAACGGCCACACGGCAAAGATCGCCTTCCGCGAGCTTCCCGGCAAGGTCTATACGGGTACCGTCACTCGCACAAGCCAGAGCATCGACACCACTACGCGGACTCTTCTTACCGAGGTTGACCTTAAGAACGACGGTCAGATTCTTCCCGGCATGTATGCCACGGTCATCTTCGATCTTCCGCCGAGCGGAGCCGCGCCCGTTCTGCTTCCAGCAAATGGCCTGGTTATTCGTACGGCGGGGCCGCAGGCTGTCGTTGTCGATAGCAACAACGTCGTGCACTTCCGTGCGATTGTGCTTGGCCGCGATCTGGGTACGGCTACCGAAGTTGTCAGTGGCCTCCATCCTGGCGACATCGTCGTCCTTAGCCCCGGTGATGAGGTTACCGAAGGGGCAAAGGTGCAGCCTCAGTTACAGAAGTAG
- a CDS encoding efflux RND transporter permease subunit: MWIVRLALRRPYTFVVMAVLILVLGIVSIETMSTDIFPVIDIPVVTVVWSYSGTSPDEMEKRFTTISERAMTTTVNDIEHIESQSVSGISIIKVFFQPGTKIEAAVAEVTAVNQTILRILPPGSTPPFILQFSASNVPILQAIMSSDKLSEADLYDLGLQFVRTQLATVQGAQVPAPYGGKARQIMVDLDLGQLYARGLSPTDVVNALTAQNLILPAGTAKVGTTDYIVRTNASPLVLDQLNDMPIKNVNGAMVYIRDIGHVHEGFAIQQNIVRVNGKRAVLLTILKSASASTLDIVKRVRERLPVIQAGLTKDLKIDLQFDQSIFVRAALQGVVREAVIAASLTALMILLFLGSWRSTLIVAISIPLSILTSIIVMKFLGQTLNTMTLGGLGLAVGILVDDATVEIENIHRNLGQGKEIEPAILDGAAQIAVPAFVSTLAICIVFVPVVFLSGAAKSLFTPLGLAVVFAMMASYLLSRTLVPTMVKFLLSSEVEMYQDHESGEAHGIPEGANLIWRTHFRFNAAFERFRARYRGVLDWVLGHAGFSLGCFAVFIAISACLVPFIGQDFFPDVDAGTFRLHVRTAPGTRIEEVERIFAGVDATIREVIPPKELNLVLDDIGIPNGSFNLAFGDGSLTDVQDGEVLVSLNEDHHPTVQYRRKLREVLHQRFPDVTFYFQASDIVNQILNFGLPAPIDVQISGRAFYPNYEVARKMRQEIAGVPGTTDVHINQVVYSPELRVNVDRSRAQTIGLTENNVANSMLYALAGSGTATPNYWLNPQNGVNYSVVVQTPQYQLDSMAALNNIPVTSGSSSQANTTDPSTIAAPGPQLLNNLARIDRNSSPAVTNHYNVQPVFDIFAGAHGRDLGAIGRDIDQIVEKYRKLVPPGTQITVRGQVKSMHDSFTGLGLGMIFAVLLVYLLMVVNFQSWLDPFIILTALPGAACGILWILFLTGTTFSVPSLMGAIMTVGVATANSILMVTFANDQRAAGMTAREAASSAGATRLRPVLMTAFAMIIGMLPMSLGLGEGGEQNAPLGRAVIGGLIIATFTTLLIVPLIYSRLRSQQPSKMHMEEVPE; the protein is encoded by the coding sequence ATGTGGATTGTTCGACTGGCACTCCGGCGACCCTACACCTTCGTCGTCATGGCAGTGCTGATTCTGGTTCTGGGAATCGTGAGCATCGAGACGATGAGCACGGATATCTTTCCCGTGATCGACATTCCCGTGGTGACTGTGGTCTGGAGCTACTCCGGCACCAGCCCCGACGAGATGGAGAAGCGGTTCACCACGATCAGTGAACGCGCTATGACGACGACCGTCAACGACATCGAACACATCGAGTCGCAATCGGTAAGCGGCATCTCCATCATTAAGGTGTTTTTCCAGCCCGGCACAAAGATCGAGGCCGCCGTGGCTGAAGTGACAGCCGTCAATCAGACGATTCTGCGTATTCTGCCGCCGGGCTCTACGCCTCCCTTCATCCTGCAGTTCAGCGCGTCGAACGTGCCTATTCTGCAGGCCATCATGTCGAGCGACAAGCTGTCAGAGGCGGATTTGTACGATCTTGGTCTGCAGTTTGTCCGTACGCAGCTGGCAACGGTTCAGGGTGCGCAGGTGCCTGCTCCTTATGGCGGTAAGGCGCGCCAGATCATGGTCGATCTGGATCTTGGCCAGCTATATGCCAGGGGGCTGTCGCCTACGGATGTGGTCAATGCGCTCACGGCGCAGAACCTGATTCTGCCTGCGGGTACGGCTAAAGTTGGCACGACGGACTATATCGTCCGAACGAATGCCAGTCCGCTGGTGTTGGATCAGCTGAATGACATGCCGATTAAGAATGTGAATGGCGCGATGGTCTACATCCGCGATATCGGCCATGTTCACGAAGGATTCGCCATTCAGCAGAACATCGTGCGCGTTAATGGCAAGCGCGCTGTGCTGCTTACGATCCTCAAGTCGGCCTCGGCCTCGACGCTCGACATCGTTAAACGTGTCCGCGAACGCCTGCCGGTCATTCAGGCGGGACTAACGAAGGACCTGAAGATCGACCTGCAGTTCGATCAGTCGATCTTCGTTCGCGCAGCCCTGCAGGGCGTTGTACGTGAGGCGGTGATTGCCGCCAGCCTGACGGCTCTGATGATTTTGCTGTTCCTGGGAAGCTGGCGCAGCACGCTCATCGTTGCCATCTCCATCCCGTTGTCGATCCTGACGTCGATCATCGTGATGAAGTTCCTGGGGCAGACGCTGAACACGATGACGCTCGGCGGCCTGGGGCTTGCCGTCGGCATCCTGGTTGACGATGCGACGGTTGAGATTGAGAACATCCATCGCAATCTCGGCCAGGGGAAGGAGATCGAGCCGGCGATTCTCGATGGCGCAGCGCAGATTGCTGTACCTGCGTTCGTCTCCACGCTTGCCATCTGTATCGTCTTCGTCCCGGTTGTCTTCCTCTCGGGCGCGGCGAAGAGTTTGTTCACGCCGCTGGGCCTGGCCGTGGTTTTCGCCATGATGGCGTCCTACCTGCTTTCGCGAACGCTGGTGCCGACGATGGTCAAGTTCCTGCTCTCCAGCGAAGTGGAGATGTATCAGGACCACGAATCCGGCGAAGCGCACGGCATTCCCGAGGGCGCCAACCTGATCTGGCGGACGCACTTCCGCTTCAATGCAGCCTTTGAGCGCTTTCGTGCACGCTACCGCGGTGTGCTGGATTGGGTGCTTGGGCATGCAGGATTTTCATTGGGATGTTTTGCCGTTTTCATTGCGATCTCCGCCTGTCTGGTTCCATTTATCGGGCAGGACTTCTTCCCTGATGTGGACGCGGGAACATTTCGGCTTCATGTGAGGACGGCTCCTGGTACTCGTATTGAGGAGGTAGAGCGGATCTTCGCCGGTGTCGATGCCACGATTCGTGAGGTCATTCCGCCGAAGGAGCTGAACCTCGTCCTTGACGATATCGGTATTCCGAACGGCAGCTTCAACCTCGCCTTCGGCGACGGCAGTCTTACCGATGTGCAGGATGGTGAGGTGCTGGTCTCGCTGAACGAAGACCATCATCCGACCGTGCAGTACAGACGCAAGCTGCGCGAGGTGCTGCATCAGCGGTTCCCTGATGTCACCTTTTATTTTCAGGCGTCGGACATTGTGAATCAGATCCTCAACTTCGGTCTGCCGGCGCCGATCGATGTTCAAATCAGCGGCCGCGCGTTCTATCCGAACTATGAAGTGGCACGTAAGATGCGTCAGGAGATTGCAGGCGTACCCGGCACCACCGATGTGCATATCAACCAGGTGGTCTATTCGCCTGAGTTGCGGGTGAACGTCGATCGGTCGCGCGCGCAGACCATCGGGCTTACGGAGAACAACGTTGCCAACAGCATGTTGTACGCGTTGGCCGGCAGCGGCACGGCGACTCCCAACTACTGGCTCAACCCGCAGAATGGTGTGAACTACTCGGTCGTCGTGCAGACTCCGCAGTATCAGTTGGATTCCATGGCGGCATTGAACAATATTCCGGTTACCTCCGGCTCCAGCAGCCAGGCCAATACAACCGATCCTTCAACCATTGCCGCTCCGGGGCCGCAGCTTCTCAACAACCTGGCGCGCATCGATCGCAACTCCAGCCCAGCGGTTACGAATCATTACAACGTGCAGCCCGTCTTCGACATCTTCGCCGGAGCACATGGCCGGGATCTTGGAGCGATCGGACGCGACATCGACCAGATTGTCGAAAAGTATCGCAAGCTGGTACCGCCGGGAACGCAGATCACCGTACGCGGCCAGGTGAAGAGTATGCATGACTCCTTCACGGGCCTCGGACTCGGGATGATCTTCGCCGTTTTGCTGGTTTACCTGCTGATGGTGGTTAACTTCCAGAGCTGGCTGGATCCCTTCATCATCCTTACCGCGCTTCCTGGTGCAGCCTGCGGCATCCTCTGGATTCTCTTCCTCACGGGGACGACATTCAGCGTGCCTTCGCTGATGGGAGCCATCATGACCGTCGGTGTTGCTACCGCAAACTCCATTCTGATGGTGACCTTCGCGAACGACCAGCGCGCTGCGGGCATGACGGCTCGTGAGGCCGCATCCTCTGCAGGCGCAACACGTCTCCGCCCGGTTCTGATGACGGCGTTTGCCATGATTATCGGTATGTTGCCGATGTCGCTTGGCCTCGGCGAGGGCGGCGAGCAGAACGCACCCCTGGGTCGCGCCGTTATCGGCGGCCTGATCATTGCTACGTTTACTACGCTGCTGATTGTGCCGCTGATCTATAGCCGTTTACGCAGCCAACAGCCGTCGAAGATGCACATGGAAGAGGTGCCGGAGTAA
- a CDS encoding OmpA family protein: MPNVARRTIYAALVFSVTATGAFLHLRAQEPNPMAQQAPADDNKITKESEGVYLYKVKVVQRDLDAVNYLHRSGSTRIAFKGTPLLPLAKGEAKVTSERGGIVIEARFEGLTPANGFGREYLTYVLWAITPDGRPNNLGEVLPAGTKNNITVTTALQSFGLVVTAEPYFSVTQPSDVVVLENQIIQDKTTGVLEKVNAHYMLLPRGTYAETAGARSVADPITRDEKMPLELYEANNALRIAQQSGAEKYAGDIYKEAMLDLKNATDILSGKKPDKKMGITYARQAVQRSEDARLVTLRKQAAERERDAEMAKQKAQADAQQSAVEAERAKAAQAQADAERARAEAAAAQAQAQAAQAQAQAAAASKVADSAREARERLLAQLNSVLATSETARGLIVNMSDVLFDTGKYTLKPSTQVSLARVSGILQSYPGLKLQVEGYTDSTGSAEFNQKLSENRAGAVRDFLVGQGVNADNIVATGYGMAKPVADNNTAKGRALNRRVQLVVSGDAIGVQQKGPDAEAAPPAPAAPPATGVSNPQQPL, from the coding sequence ATGCCGAACGTTGCACGACGGACGATCTATGCTGCCCTGGTTTTCTCTGTAACTGCTACAGGAGCTTTCCTCCATCTTCGAGCGCAGGAGCCGAATCCGATGGCGCAACAGGCGCCTGCGGACGATAACAAGATTACGAAGGAATCTGAAGGCGTCTATCTCTACAAGGTCAAGGTCGTTCAGCGTGATCTGGACGCCGTGAATTATCTCCATCGCAGCGGCTCGACCAGGATCGCGTTTAAAGGGACGCCTCTGCTGCCGTTGGCCAAGGGAGAAGCCAAGGTAACCAGCGAGCGCGGTGGCATCGTCATCGAGGCGAGGTTTGAAGGGCTGACTCCAGCCAATGGTTTTGGGCGTGAGTATCTGACCTATGTGTTGTGGGCGATTACGCCGGATGGACGGCCGAACAATCTTGGCGAAGTGCTTCCTGCCGGGACGAAGAACAACATTACGGTAACGACTGCGCTGCAGTCCTTTGGGTTGGTGGTGACGGCCGAGCCATATTTCTCCGTAACGCAGCCGAGCGATGTTGTCGTGCTGGAGAACCAGATTATTCAGGACAAGACGACCGGGGTGCTGGAGAAGGTCAATGCGCACTATATGCTGCTGCCGCGTGGGACCTATGCGGAGACGGCGGGCGCAAGGTCTGTCGCGGACCCGATTACGCGTGACGAGAAGATGCCGCTGGAGCTGTATGAGGCGAATAACGCTCTCCGCATCGCGCAGCAGAGTGGGGCAGAGAAGTATGCGGGCGACATCTATAAAGAGGCGATGCTCGACCTGAAGAATGCCACGGATATCCTCTCGGGGAAGAAGCCCGACAAGAAGATGGGCATCACGTATGCGCGGCAGGCCGTGCAGCGTTCCGAGGATGCCCGTCTGGTGACGCTGCGAAAGCAGGCTGCCGAACGGGAGCGCGATGCCGAGATGGCTAAACAAAAGGCCCAGGCGGATGCGCAACAGTCTGCGGTGGAGGCTGAACGGGCGAAGGCTGCCCAGGCCCAGGCCGATGCAGAGCGTGCGCGTGCCGAGGCCGCTGCTGCGCAGGCTCAGGCACAAGCTGCCCAGGCTCAGGCTCAGGCCGCAGCCGCAAGCAAGGTGGCCGACAGTGCTCGCGAGGCGCGTGAGCGTCTTCTCGCCCAGCTGAATAGTGTGCTGGCTACCAGCGAGACTGCGCGCGGGCTGATCGTCAATATGTCGGACGTGCTCTTCGATACGGGCAAGTACACGCTTAAGCCCTCAACACAGGTCAGCCTGGCTCGTGTTTCCGGCATTCTGCAGTCGTATCCGGGGCTAAAGCTGCAGGTCGAGGGGTATACCGACAGCACGGGCAGCGCGGAGTTCAACCAAAAGCTGTCAGAAAACCGGGCTGGTGCGGTCAGGGATTTCCTCGTGGGTCAGGGAGTCAATGCGGACAACATCGTTGCGACGGGGTATGGCATGGCCAAGCCCGTGGCCGATAACAATACGGCGAAGGGCCGTGCGCTGAACCGACGCGTGCAGCTTGTGGTTTCAGGCGATGCGATCGGGGTGCAGCAGAAAGGGCCGGATGCGGAGGCTGCTCCACCTGCCCCAGCCGCTCCGCCTGCGACCGGAGTCTCCAACCCGCAACAGCCACTGTAA
- a CDS encoding GvpL/GvpF family gas vesicle protein: MAWYAYCIAERQAFPELCRHRRPMPLTGVTGIFGNQTFLFPASDLAVIVSEFNAEDSARMDQQAQKDHARVIADCFKHSTVLPFRFGTSFQDDDALRRSVRSNQRHFLANVERLRGKAEMHLKVLVDDTCPGTTLRDMTVGQQYLTSLRESASRQRERQSKARALSVQMHRMFLPLAEEITCRRMESGKMLLDIAHLIDNKTVERYQNKYSSAMQQMKECQMQLSGPWPPYHFVHRPTAGHQHA, translated from the coding sequence ATGGCATGGTACGCCTATTGCATTGCAGAGAGACAGGCCTTTCCGGAACTTTGTCGGCACCGCCGCCCGATGCCTCTCACAGGGGTTACTGGTATTTTCGGTAATCAGACGTTTCTCTTCCCCGCCAGCGATCTCGCCGTAATCGTTTCTGAATTCAATGCTGAAGACAGCGCCCGGATGGACCAACAGGCACAGAAAGATCATGCCCGCGTTATCGCCGACTGTTTCAAGCACTCCACCGTTCTTCCTTTCCGCTTTGGGACCTCTTTTCAAGACGACGATGCGCTGCGGCGCTCTGTTCGGTCGAATCAGCGTCACTTTCTGGCCAATGTGGAGCGTCTCCGCGGCAAGGCCGAGATGCACCTCAAGGTGTTGGTCGATGACACCTGCCCCGGAACGACTCTGCGCGATATGACCGTGGGCCAGCAGTATCTGACCAGCCTGCGCGAGAGCGCCAGTCGCCAGCGTGAGCGCCAATCCAAGGCTCGTGCTCTCTCCGTCCAGATGCATCGCATGTTCCTTCCGCTGGCTGAGGAGATCACCTGCCGCCGGATGGAGTCGGGCAAGATGCTGCTCGATATCGCACACCTGATCGACAACAAGACGGTTGAGCGCTACCAGAACAAGTACTCGTCAGCGATGCAGCAGATGAAGGAGTGCCAGATGCAGCTGTCCGGTCCCTGGCCGCCGTATCATTTCGTGCATCGTCCTACTGCGGGCCACCAGCACGCCTGA